The Oryza glaberrima chromosome 9, OglaRS2, whole genome shotgun sequence genome includes a window with the following:
- the LOC127784720 gene encoding uncharacterized protein LOC127784720, translating to MTKIVVEPNAELQSPFVVKHHLLLKRPDPSILDELYSLTMAFTDSESKQTDWVSIKHPSFPIRLKLEDIQETVKPGGLMDTDCLNLAVRNMATEDAENFKNTECLGWRHYVKSDWTQLVASPTNLRIAYSCESTLYDASGLHLVFIPVLHCDHWTLYAFNMCDKKLSILDSLPDASEGGQDRLKRHEEIRKIVCGALNKTMDVAFCFFSWEYEFPKVPRQQNSYDGGFFVFNFMRLWDGHRLIRWFSTETMDMRKSFLACILSSKNNDATMPTNVSELIKTLSDCKSSCRSDEQENQIMRSPLRLDATSTVTSDRGPPEPYSIRGVTVDGDGVLHIAASICHFELAKSILEGQEDKALIVMLLQQENKRGDRPLHCAAATESKEMVQLIVERAKCITEPSNFTTSLLRARNLEGQTCLHKAILLGHTEIVKYLVSQDEGLAQIVDNEDISPLYLAIALRRGDIIQELTIKASCGPAGAVSYCGPAGKTVLHAVVLFSEELTTILVNWECSLIKIPDESGRTPLHYLAVGCFGRSSHLITATKTLLAKDPSSGYCADLEGSLPIHIAALNGKVGVIHKLIQMSPGCELSCNTSGQTILHVAVRMGRRNVVRYICLNPNLSKMILNTKDKDGNTALHLAVQKGCSWTFGILVGRSDVYLSFRNNNGHTPLDLAVLGSTSRLKFWPGDHEWMRNSLLDVGAELGTFVWDHLSREIAKPYKAEDEALSEQLDKSAAVMAAIAALIFSTALNIFFNVESVYHNAANIAFQENHQANVVKTLTGFSLVGSAAAIVLCGLAGFPILHARLRMPGLILGLFILIISSVCTLMALAARLHLASTPLASAFTWSLVYISGLCVVYCYMKASNLFSRFDVHVRARYNRLGFVAFCRSLFKHRSLHSTVPMIQVGVYVELTILIAAIVSLWTLVGINVTPYVFH from the exons ATGACTAAGATTGTGGTAGAACCAAACGCTGAGCTACAGTCACCATTCGTGGTAAAACACCATCTATTACTCAAGAGACCCGATCCTAGCATACTAGACGAATTGTACAGCTTGACTATGGCTTTTACCGATTCAGAGTCAAAACA GACCGATTGGGTATCAATCAAGCACCCATCGTTCCCCATCAGATTAAAGCTTGAAGATATCCAGGAAACAGTAAAACCTGGAGGATTGATGGATACCGATTGCCTCAACTTAGCTGTGAGAAATATGGCAACAGAGGATGCTGAAAATTTTAAGAACACTGAGTGTTTGGGTTGGAGGCATTACGTTAAATCAGATTGGACG CAACTGGTCGCTAGTCCCACGAATCTGAGGATTGCATATTCGTGTGAGTCTACTCTGTATGATGCTTCAGGATTACATCTG GTATTCATCCCCGTATTACATTGCGACCACTGGACACTATATGCTTTCAACATGTGTGACAAGAAGCTCAGTATTCTGGACTCTCTACCAGATGCCAGTGAAGGTGGTCAGGATCGTCTGAAGCGTCATGAGGAAATCAGAAAAATTGTATGTGGTGCTCTTAACAAAACCATGGATGTTGCGTTCTGTTTTTTCTCTTGGGAGTACGAGTTTCCAAAAGTGCCTAGGCAACAGAACAG ttatgaCGGTGGGTTCTTTGTATTCAATTTTATGCGATTATGGGATGGCCATCGACTGATTCGCTGGTTTTCAACT gaaacgatggACATGCGGAAGAGCTTTCTAGCATGCATACTCTCCAGCAAAAATAATGATGCCACCATGCCTACTAATGTTTCTGAGTTGATCAAAACGCTCTCAG ATTGCAAATCCTCATGCCGTTCTGATGAGCAAGAGAATCAGATTATGCGGAGTCCATTGCGCTTAGATGCAACATCAACAGTTACTAGTGATAGAGGTCCACCTGAGCCATACTCTATCCGGGGTGTGACGGTTGACGGGGACGGGGTGCTCCACATTGCTGCAAGCATCTGCCATTTCGAGCTTGCCAAATCCATCTTGGAAGGGCAGGAGGACAAAGCCCTCATAGTTATGCTACTACAACAAGAGAACAAGAGAGGAGATAGGCCCCTGCACTGCGCAGCTGCCACGGAGAGTAAAGAAATGGTTCAACTCATTGTGGAAAGAGCGAAATGTATCACAGAGCCGTCCAATTTTACTACCAGTCTGCTGCGTGCGAGAAATTTGGAGGGCCAAACATGCTTGCATAAGGCCATTCTACTCGGTCACACGGAGATCGTCAAGTATTTGGTTTCACAAGATGAAGGATTGGCGCAAATAGTGGACAACGAGGATATTTCTCCCCTCTATTTGGCCATCGCATTACGAAGAGGTGACATTATCCAAGAACTGACAATAAAAGCATCGTGTGGGCCTGCAGGTGCCGTGTCGTATTGTGGGCCCGCAGGGAAAACAGTTTTACATGCTGTTGTTCTCTTCAGTGAAG AACTAACCACCATACTGGTGAATTGGGAATGTAGTCTCATAAAAATCCCAGATGAATCTGGCAGGACCCCACTTCACTATTTGGCCGTTGGATGCTTTGGCAGATCATCACACCT TATTACTGCCACTAAAACTCTCCTTGCGAAAGATCCATCGTCAGGCTATTGTGCAGATTTAGAGGGATCATTGCCCATTCACATTGCTGCGTTGAATGGAAAAGTTGGTGTCATCCATAAGTTGATACAAATGAGTCCTGGCTGTGAATTATCATGCAATACGTCCGGCCAGACTATCCTACATGTTGCTGTCCGAATGGGAAGACGTAATGTTGTGCGCTATATTTGTTTGAACCCAAACTTGTCAAAAATGATTCTGAATACAAAGGACAAGGATGGAAACACGGCGCTTCATTTGGCTGTACAGAAAGGATGCAGCTGGACTTTCGGCATATTAGTGGGACGCAGCGACGTCTATTTAAGCTTCAGAAACAATAATGGGCACACGCCTCTTGATCTTGCGGTACTGGGCAGCACAAGCCGACTGAAATTTTGGCCA GGTGACCATGAGTGGATGCGCAATAGCTTGCTCGACGTTGGAGCTGAACTTGGTACTTTTGTTTGGGATCACCTCTCCCGCGAGATAGCCAAACCTTACAAAGCCGAAGACGAAGCACTGTCCGAACAACTGGACAAATCTGCCGCAGTGATGGCTGCAATCGCGGCGCTTATTTTTAGTACGGCACTTAACATCTTTTTCAACGTGGAATCAGTCTACCACAACGCTGCAAATATTGCATTTCAGGAGAACCATCAGGCAAATGTGGTAAAAACACTCACTGGGTTCTCGCTCGTTGGATCTGCAGCTGCCATCGTTTTATGTGGACTAGCTGGATTTCCCATCTTACATGCCAGACTCCGAATGCCTGGTCTTATTCTGGGATTATTTATTCTCATTATATCATCCGTGTGTACACTGATGGCATTAGCGGCACGGCTGCACCTGGCGAGTACTCCTCTTGCATCGGCCTTTACATGGTCTTTAGTTTATATTTCTGGTTTATGTGTAGTATACTGCTACATGAAAGCCAGTAACCTATTTTCGAGGTTCGACGTTCATGTACGTGCACGATATAACAGGCTTGGTTTCGTCGCATTCTGCCGTAGCTTATTTAAGCACAGATCTCTACATTCTACCGTTCCGATGATCCAAGTCGGAGTCTACGTGGAACTCACCATTTTGATAGCTGCTATTGTTTCCTTGTGGACGTTGGTCGGCATCAATGTTACTCCCTACGTTTTCCATTGA
- the LOC127784717 gene encoding uncharacterized protein LOC127784717: MADADADACPAVFASRHPTEQELISSYLHPRLLLTTTKPAAAVAAGGVPSFIHHADAYAADPADLTARHLPARAADGSRAWYFFSPVRTTTERGTRRARAVESGDGCWHSESGVRAVVDAAGRRVGHRQFFSFVKKREEDGKRVRTGWLMVELGVDNDAASASSSNELVLCKIYMTPRMPPPSPPSAVTSSAAATMELMPRAPPPSAPSAVTSPAATTMELMAGGVHKRRKISDEIAAAATPPHPQQQRRQRCVPDNDGSKESSGESSSVVILDDDDDDADAPEDGGAVRSKLRSDDGVMLADARDDEQHAATSDSMAGTSGGAVTGGGHGKLLPDLNVVATVAHDDEGRHARGAPRPQDGGTSTTTTMVAGAGAERGSTAGYLPAAATGYRRTLMLFLEEDDDAVEDEQQQQAPPLPPATSTATTTRTAAEANVQRQRQPPCCTFVVHPCAAHAKMRHGAAYGCGCRVTGAVRRGGYHLPRRAVHTTTTTTTTTPTGQ, from the coding sequence atggccgacgccgacgccgacgcgtgCCCCGCCGTCTTCGCCTCGCGCCACCCCACCGAGCAGGAGCTCATCTCCTCCTACCTTcaccctcgcctcctcctcaccaccaccaagcccgccgccgccgtcgccgctggcgGCGTACCGAGCTTCATCCACCACGCCGACGCGTACGCCGCCGACCCGGCCGACCTCACGGCGAGGCACCTcccggcgcgcgccgcggacGGCTCCAGGGCGTGGTACTTCTTCTCCCCCGTGCGGACCACCACCGAGCGCGGGacgcggcgggcgcgcgcggtGGAGTCCGGGGACGGGTGCTGGCACTCGGAGTCGGGCGTCCgtgccgtcgtcgacgccgccggccgccgcgtcgggcACCGGCAGTTCTTCTCCTTCGtcaagaagagggaggaggacggcAAGCGGGTTCGCACCGGGTGGCTCATGGTGGAGCTCGGCGTCGACAACGATGCTGCTtcagcctcctcctccaatGAGCTGGTGCTGTGTAAGATTTACATGACGCCACGcatgccgccgccctcgccgccgagcgccgtgacgtcgtcggcggcggcgaccatggaGCTGATgccacgcgcgccgccgccgtcggcgccgagcGCCgtgacgtcgccggcggcgacgaccatgGAGCTGATGGCTGGAGGAGTACACAAGAGGAGGAAGATATCCGATGAGATTGCAGCTGCCGCAACACCGCCGCATCCACAACAACAACGACGACAGCGCTGTGTTCCAGACAACGACGGATCAAAAGAGAGCTCCGGCGAATCATCATCTGTGGTCATactcgatgacgacgacgacgatgctgATGCTCCGGAAGATGGTGGTGCTGTCAGATCAAAACTGAGGTCGGACGATGGCGTCATGCTGGCCGATGCTCGAGACGACGAACAACACGCCGCAACATCCGACTCCATGGCCGGAACATCCGGTGGCGCCGTCACGGGAGGAGGACACGGAAAGCTTCTTCCCGACCTCAACGTCGTCGCAACCGTGGCGCACGACGACGAAGGCCGCCACGCACGGGGCGCACCGCGGCCACAAGACGGCGGCAccagcacgacgacgacgatggtggccggcgccggcgccgagcgcGGCAGCACGGCGGGGTACctgccagccgccgccaccgggtaCCGTCGCACGCTGATGCTCTTcttggaggaggacgacgacgccgtggaggatgagcagcagcagcaggccccgccgctgccgcccgcgacgtcgacggcgacgacgacgaggacggcggcggaagCCAAtgtgcagcggcagcggcagccacCGTGTTGCACATTTGTGGTGCACCCGTGCGCGGCGCACGCGAAGATGCGACACGGCGCGGCCTACGGGTGCGGCTGCCGTGTGACCGGCGCTGTCCGGAGAGGCGGTTACCATCTGCCGAGACGTGCAGTACATACTACGACTACGACTACTACAACTACTCCTACTGGACAGTAG